Proteins co-encoded in one Nyctibius grandis isolate bNycGra1 chromosome 14, bNycGra1.pri, whole genome shotgun sequence genomic window:
- the PHETA1 gene encoding sesquipedalian-1 — MKLNERSLAFYATCDSPADNAGFLYKRGERHTAYHRRWFVLKGNMLFYFEERESREPVGVIVLEGCTVELCDSAEEFTFAIRFGGAKSRTYVLAAESQAAMEAWVKSLSRASFDYMRLVVRELEKQLEEMRWGLAGGCGGCRGPPGSWKLKPSGPERSPERLPALPAILPKENGCAVWNNVPGADRLPETSSCGGHDGEGTPRPPPLPPRRRASSSEAGSAGVAMAESPSTFCQLHERYGREVAQLRQDWLERRRGPRL; from the coding sequence ATGAAGCTGAACGAGCGGAGCCTGGCGTTTTATGCCACCTGCGACTCGCCGGCCGACAACGCCGGCTTCCTCTACAAGCGCGGCGAGCGGCACACGGCGTATCACCGCCGCTGGTTCGTGCTCAAGGGCAACATGCTCTTCTACTTCGAGGAGCGGGAGAGCCGGGAGCCGGTGGGCGTCATCGTGCTGGAGGGTTGCACCGTGGAGCTCTGCGATTCGGCTGAGGAATTCACCTTCGCCATCCGCTTCGGCGGTGCCAAGTCGCGCACCTACGTGCTGGCGGCCGAGAGCCAGGCTGCCATGGAGGCGTGGGTGAAGTCGCTCTCGCGGGCCAGCTTCGACTACATGCGCCTGGTGGTGCGggagctggagaagcagctggaggagatgcGCTGGGGGCTGGCCGGTGGATgtgggggctgccgggggccACCCGGCTCCTGGAAGCTGAAACCCTCGGGGCCAGAGCGGTCCCCGGAGcggctgccagctctgcccgcCATCCTGCCGAAGGAGAACGGCTGCGCGGTGTGGAATAATGTGCCAGGAGCAGATCGGCTGCCTGAAACCTCCAGCTGCGGCGGGCACGACGGTGAGGGgaccccgcggccgccgccacTGCCACCGCGCAGGCGGGCATCGAGCAGCGAGGCGGGCAGTGCCGGGGTGGCCATGGCGGAGAGCCCGTCCACCTTCTGCCAGCTCCACGAGCGGTATGGCCGGGAGGTGGCCCAGCTGCGGCAGGACTGGCTGGAGAGGCGGCGTGGCCCCCGGCTCTGA